The Medicago truncatula cultivar Jemalong A17 chromosome 4, MtrunA17r5.0-ANR, whole genome shotgun sequence genome includes a region encoding these proteins:
- the LOC11425462 gene encoding zinc finger protein CONSTANS-LIKE 5 isoform X2, protein MGIERGGLKSLRGGWSVPPKLCDSCKLTPAALFCRSDSAFLCINCDSTIHSANKLSSRHERVWMCEVCEQAPASVTCKADAAALCVTCDSDIHSANPLARRHERVPVEPFFDSAESVVKSSSAAAAAAASFNFVVPTDDGYGQDDAEAAAWLIPNPNFGSKLNETQDIKTREMFFSDMDPFLDFDYSNNFQNNNCSNAMNDSVVPVQTKPTPAPMMNHNSEGCFDIDFCRSKLSSFNYPSHSISHSVSSSSLDVGVVPDGNTVSEISYNFGSESMVSGGVNSSNQGVQGATQLCGMDREARVMRYREKRKNRKFEKTIRYASRKAYAETRPRIKGRFAKRTEIDSDVDRLYNPADPLSVPSSMLMDCPYGVVPTF, encoded by the exons ATGGGTATTGAAAGAGGAGGACTAAAGAGTCTTCGTGGCGGCTGGAGTGTGCCACCTAAGCTATGTGATTCTTGCAAGCTTACTCCCGCCGCGCTTTTTTGCCGTTCTGATTCTGCGTTTCTATGCATCAACTGTGATTCCACCATTCACTCTGCTAACAAACTCTCTTCCCGCCACGAGCGTGTCTGGATGTGCGAAGTCTGCGAACAAGCACCAGCTTCCGTCACGTGCAAAGCTGACGCCGCCGCTCTCTGCGTCACGTGCGATTCCGACATCCACTCTGCCAATCCACTCGCTCGCCGTCACGAACGTGTCCCCGTTGAACCTTTCTTTGATTCCGCTGAATCCGTAGTCAAATCCTCCTCCGCCGCCGCCGCAGCAGCTGCGTCTTTCAATTTCGTTGTTCCTACTGACGACGGTTACGGTCAAGATGATGCTGAAGCAGCTGCGTGGCTTATTCCGAATCCTAATTTTGGATCAAAACTCAATGAAACTCAAGATATCAAAACTAGAGAGATGTTTTTCTCTGATATGGATCCGTTTCTCGATTTTGATTACTCAAACAACTTCCAGAACAATAACTGCAGCAACGCGATGAACGATAGCGTTGTTCCTGTTCAAACTAAACCTACTCCGGCGCCGATGATGAATCACAACTCAGAAGGTTGCTTTGACATTGATTTTTGCAGATCGAAGCTATCTTCCTTTAACTATCCATCACATTCGATTAGCCATAGC GTTTCGTCATCTTCACTTGACGTTGGAGTGGTGCCAGACGGAAACACAGTGTCAGAGATATCATACAATTTCGGATCGGAATCGATGGTTTCAGGGGGTGTgaatagtagtaaccaaggggTGCAAGGAGCAACACAATTATGTGGAATGGATCGTGAAGCGAGGGTTATGAGGTAcagagagaaaaggaagaaccGAAAATTCGAGAAGACTATTCGTTACGCTTCACGAAAAGCTTATGCAGAAACCCGGCCTAGAATTAAAGGCCGGTTCGCTAAACGAACCGAAATTGACTCGGATGTGGACCGTCTCTATAACCCTGCTGATCCTCTCTCAGTTCCTTCATCTATGCTAATGGACTGTCCATACGGCGTCGTTCCCACGTTTTAG
- the LOC11425462 gene encoding zinc finger protein CONSTANS-LIKE 5 isoform X1 — MGIERGGLKSLRGGWSVPPKLCDSCKLTPAALFCRSDSAFLCINCDSTIHSANKLSSRHERVWMCEVCEQAPASVTCKADAAALCVTCDSDIHSANPLARRHERVPVEPFFDSAESVVKSSSAAAAAAASFNFVVPTDDGYGQDDAEAAAWLIPNPNFGSKLNETQDIKTREMFFSDMDPFLDFDYSNNFQNNNCSNAMNDSVVPVQTKPTPAPMMNHNSEGCFDIDFCRSKLSSFNYPSHSISHSQVSSSSLDVGVVPDGNTVSEISYNFGSESMVSGGVNSSNQGVQGATQLCGMDREARVMRYREKRKNRKFEKTIRYASRKAYAETRPRIKGRFAKRTEIDSDVDRLYNPADPLSVPSSMLMDCPYGVVPTF; from the exons ATGGGTATTGAAAGAGGAGGACTAAAGAGTCTTCGTGGCGGCTGGAGTGTGCCACCTAAGCTATGTGATTCTTGCAAGCTTACTCCCGCCGCGCTTTTTTGCCGTTCTGATTCTGCGTTTCTATGCATCAACTGTGATTCCACCATTCACTCTGCTAACAAACTCTCTTCCCGCCACGAGCGTGTCTGGATGTGCGAAGTCTGCGAACAAGCACCAGCTTCCGTCACGTGCAAAGCTGACGCCGCCGCTCTCTGCGTCACGTGCGATTCCGACATCCACTCTGCCAATCCACTCGCTCGCCGTCACGAACGTGTCCCCGTTGAACCTTTCTTTGATTCCGCTGAATCCGTAGTCAAATCCTCCTCCGCCGCCGCCGCAGCAGCTGCGTCTTTCAATTTCGTTGTTCCTACTGACGACGGTTACGGTCAAGATGATGCTGAAGCAGCTGCGTGGCTTATTCCGAATCCTAATTTTGGATCAAAACTCAATGAAACTCAAGATATCAAAACTAGAGAGATGTTTTTCTCTGATATGGATCCGTTTCTCGATTTTGATTACTCAAACAACTTCCAGAACAATAACTGCAGCAACGCGATGAACGATAGCGTTGTTCCTGTTCAAACTAAACCTACTCCGGCGCCGATGATGAATCACAACTCAGAAGGTTGCTTTGACATTGATTTTTGCAGATCGAAGCTATCTTCCTTTAACTATCCATCACATTCGATTAGCCATAGC CAGGTTTCGTCATCTTCACTTGACGTTGGAGTGGTGCCAGACGGAAACACAGTGTCAGAGATATCATACAATTTCGGATCGGAATCGATGGTTTCAGGGGGTGTgaatagtagtaaccaaggggTGCAAGGAGCAACACAATTATGTGGAATGGATCGTGAAGCGAGGGTTATGAGGTAcagagagaaaaggaagaaccGAAAATTCGAGAAGACTATTCGTTACGCTTCACGAAAAGCTTATGCAGAAACCCGGCCTAGAATTAAAGGCCGGTTCGCTAAACGAACCGAAATTGACTCGGATGTGGACCGTCTCTATAACCCTGCTGATCCTCTCTCAGTTCCTTCATCTATGCTAATGGACTGTCCATACGGCGTCGTTCCCACGTTTTAG